In Arachis hypogaea cultivar Tifrunner chromosome 17, arahy.Tifrunner.gnm2.J5K5, whole genome shotgun sequence, a single window of DNA contains:
- the LOC112764432 gene encoding large ribosomal subunit protein uL4: MAAAAARPIVTVQALEGDMATGSAPTVPLPDVMKASIRPDIVTFVHDNISKNSRQPYAVSRRAGHQTSAESWGTGRAVSRIPRVPGGGTHRAGQGAFGNMCRGGRMFAPTKIWRRWHRKINVNQKRFAVVSAISASAVPSLVLARGHRIESVPELPLVVSDTVEGVEKSKEAVKVLKQIGAFPDAEKAKDSHGIRPGKGKMRNRRYISRKGPLIVYGTEGAKAVKAFRNITGVEVANVERLNLLKLAPGGHIGRFVIWTKSAFEKLDSIYGTFEKASEKKKGYVLPRSKMVNADLARIINSDEVQSVVRPIKKEVKRATLKKNPLKNLNVMLRLNPYAKAAKRMALLAEAQRVKAKKEKLDKKRSTVSSKEDASAIRAAGKAWYQTMVSDSDYAEFDNFSKWLGVSQ, translated from the exons ATGGCGGCAGCAGCAGCTCGTCCCATCGTCACCGTTCAAGCCCTTGAGGGCGACATGGCCACCGGCTCCGCCCCAACCGTACCACTTCCTGACGTCATGAAGGCCTCCATCCGCCCCGATATCGTAACCTTCGTCCACGACAACATCTCTAAGAACTCTCGCCAGCCCTACGCCGTCTCCCGTCGTGCCGGTCACCAGACCTCGGCCGAGTCCTGGGGAACTGGCCGTGCAGTCTCCCGTATCCCTCGTGTTCCCGGAGGTGGTACTCACCGTGCCGGCCAGGGAGCCTTCGGAAACATGTGCCGTGGCGGCCGCATGTTCGCACCTACCAAGATCTGGCGCCGCTGGCACCGCAAGATCAACGTGAACCAGAAGAGGTTCGCCGTCGTGTCCGCCATCTCCGCCTCCGCGGTTCCCTCCCTGGTCCTTGCCCGCGGTCACCGGATCGAGTCCGTACCTGAGCTCCCTCTCGTCGTCAGCGACACCGTTGAAGGCGTCGAGAAATCGAAGGAGGCCGTCAAGGTTTTGAAGCAGATCGGAGCGTTTCCCGACGCGGAGAAAGCCAAGGACAGCCACGGTATCCGCCCTGGGAAGGGGAAGATGAGGAACCGCCGCTACATTTCCCGCAAGGGACCTCTGATCGTGTACGGAACCGAAGGCGCGAAGGCCGTTAAGGCTTTCAGGAACATTACCGGCGTGGAGGTCGCAAATGTGGAGAGGCTGAACCTTCTGAAGCTCGCTCCCGGTGGCCACATCGGGAGGTTCGTGATTTGGACCAAGTCAGCGTTCGAGAAACTCGATTCGATCTATGGAACCTTCGAGAAGGCATCGGAGAAGAAGAAGGGTTACGTTCTTCCAAGGTCAAAGATGGTGAATGCTGACCTGGCTAGGATTATTAACTCTGATGAGGTTCAGTCTGTTGTGAGGCCCATTAAGAAGGAGGTTAAGAGGGCCACTCTCAAGAAGAACCCTCTCAAGAACTTGAATGTGATGCTGAGGTTGAATCCTTATGCTAAGGCTGCTAAGAGAATGGCCCTTCTCGCTGAGGCACAGCGTGTTAAGGCTAAGAAGGAGAAGCTCGACAAGAAGCGAAGCACTGTTTCCTCCAAG GAGGATGCATCTGCTATCAGAGCTGCTGGAAAGGCTTGGTACCAAACCATGGTTTCTGACTCTGATTATGCCGAATTTGACAACTTCTCCAAGTGGTTGGGAGTTTCACAGTGA